acatgttaataaatatgcgtatatatctgtgtatatatatacatatatacacgtatatatacatatatacatatatacatatatacatatatacatatatacatatatatgtacatatatacacatgcatatatgcatatatgaatatatatatatatatatatatatatatatatatatatatatatatataaggccttttttgtagcatcccgaaacccctaatactttcatacattgtttcaagttgtataaTGGTCATTACAAAACACGGTATCATTGAAGTTTGTACTAACTACAAAGTTTTGAGAAACAGTTTTTTTCACATGAAAAACTCAATAggaaaccattaaagtacttgatatactggaagttttttttttttttttttaatcacaagcAAAACATAGTGGAAtcttcaaataaaatgaaaaaataacctGATTACTCTGTAATGTATATTAATGTTTTTACACCCCACTCTCCGCTTCGCAAGGCCGTGAAAAGttaaaatgtatttctcagattcagtcaatatACTATGTTCTTATTACATACACTGTACTGCAAATGAAGTGCGGAAGTTGCAGAAGGGTTTGGATctcatcgtatccaccgcgagtgagtaccgtgtccaaatcagacagcTGGGATTTATAATGATCACGGACATAtgcttgatttattgattgaagtaTATCAAAATCAGGATACACAGCATTTTCGTATATGTTTTtgataaaaaactaaaaataaaataaaaactaatagtTTTATCAAaaaaacttacgatgcgatttgtaattaatgaagtagagaaggaaaaggaaaggagaagaaaagactattaaaaattagttgaggcgagggctgagggccAAGGTAGGGGTGAACCCCTACATTGAGCCTGAGTTTGTCTCCCAAGCTCCCCCACTACAAGAAGAAGTTAGGAATCGGGGAGTAAGCTCGCGATAACAACCGGCAATGATTAAGGGTATGATTGTAGGGGGAACTGTACGAGGATTTGTATTGGACCGCCTGTATACGTCCCCCACGGTTCCCTACACACGCCTTCCGTCTCCCCCTTACGAGATGAAGGTcggcgtccaccctcgctccacagAGGAGGTCGCATCTTCGTCCGCCTCCTAGGTCGCCCATAAGCCCTGTTTTTATCCTCCGGGGATGAGGACGCCCttcgcggtgaggaagctgcgacTAACAAAAAAGGAGAAGCCCAGCTGGAGCGGCTCACCTGCGCGGCTCCGTtacgttttttatttgttttagtgtaTTTAAATCATTTTTCCGTGGTGTTTTAAATCAATAGTAGACCACCAGAAAGATAAATTTGAAAAtaaacttgtattttttttttttttaactgaactGTATTATGAATATTTAACATTTTTACACTGAACATTTTATGAACTTgttttattatatgatatacacTTGTAcacgatttttattttgttatcttatttatttttatgaacaGAACTTTAAacatattttaatgattatagtaagaatatatgacaattattatatacAGTTTTTACCAATGTTAAACAGTAATGAGAATCATAACGGTTTCTTTTTGGCGACCAAATTTAAaagtccccggcccttcaagcaagTTCCAGTGGTAGACTTGTTAATTGTGGTGCGCAGGATAAGATGGTCTCGGCAATACAAAGATAAGTGATGAAGTTGTATTAttcgtgagagaaggtggttttTTAGTGTTTGTACTTCGGgttttgcatgtgtttgtttgtttgtttattttgtctttgtcttgtgttttagtgtctgttttgtctttgtcttgtgttttagtgtttgttttgtctttgtcttgtgttttagtgtttgttttgcagtgcttgttttgttttatgttctgttttatctttgcttttacaaaatatataattttataatacttTTTTGATAGGTCCCCGACTGTTTGTAAAAAGGTAGACTGAAAAAATACCATATTTTAGAATTAAGGTTTAGAAGGGCAATcaaaaccctaaagtatagatgaagtatccttacacgcctctcctcacttcggctcatttgcacaactacacttcatacggactcgcactcgcactcgcactcgcactcgcactcgcactcgcactcgcactcgcactcgcactcgcactcgcactcgcacccttaccccctctcacACCATACATTCGTtcccaatcgggtggtggcagggACCTATTTACACATTTTAATGAGCCTGGGCACGTTGTTAAGGAGAAAACAGATTAACATCGGTTTATTGCAAAATCCCAATCACTGAAGGTCTAAGTAGAATCATGCTCTCATTCCCACATCATTATTTTGAGATGTATATGTGGCGTTGGGAGGTAAGCACAGTGAGCGCTCTGCCGATCTATCAATCAATGGCATTTCTTTACTCTGGCCTAATCGTCTTGCTCTGCGTGGGTGTATGGAAGATATAGAAGTTTTCAAGTAGTTAATTTCTCGGTCGGCTTTTTCCAGCcaatacatatggatataattTCAAACTCATGCAGAAGTAATTAAAGGCACTGTCTGAGGCTCATGCAAACAGGCCTtggattgaccccccccccctccccatgcactTGCAGAAACAAGTTTATTgtatgaggaaaaaataaatgaccaATAAATCAAATGAATTTCCACATTTACTTCgatattttttaattcatttaaaaTGTTCTGCTTGCTTCTAGATAGTATTCAGGCCAACGACTGGTACTTTTATTAGTTAGTACTTTTTGAAACCTACAAAATAGCTTTTAATTACCCTCTTATAAACATGCCTATAAAtccatttcattattaacatAGTACTGTATTTCTGCTTTTACTATTGCTGTAAAATACCAGCACCACTGCtaccactgctattactgctatgaCTAGCACGTCTagtcagatatatatttttttctggttaatTTATCTTCCCACACATTGCGTAATCGGGACACGGATGCCAGCTTCATTCAAGGTCATAAACCCAGGGTAAGATCTAACGCTGTTTACGATATGCAGCAACATTTAATAACATTCGAgaaaaacacaaccaaacaatTCGTGAAGTCTTGAGGGaaactaatattaacattatggCACCTTTTGGCTGAATACAATAGAATCATCAGGAAGGAGCAAAAAGTACAATAAACTTACGTTATGAAACAAAATTCGTAATAACACTTTGATCCAAACCCTGGAAAGATTAACAAATATTGTGGAGTTAATGCTGGACGTAGTTCTGGCATGTTCTCCTTATGGTTCTACATTTGACAGGAATAGTCAATGTACACAAAGCCTTGACAGCGTGACGGCTTGCTTTCTACGTCTGGTTTCCATACTAACCAAGGACAGGTACTTTGAGAAATTCCGTCGTATCAACACTAGGGCAAGATAAGCAACAAATCATACTTTCTCAAATTATTCAAAACTTTTCTTCATTTACGATCTGTACGGACATGTTGAAACAATCAGAACTAATAGAAAACAAATGTAAAGGTCCACAATATATCAAGACAAGAACATCCTTGCCTATAACGTTACTTAAGGGCAGTAAGGTATCATACTACCATACCATTCATTGATAAACAATCCTAAAGGACAAGACAGTATTTACACATCCGTGAATCGATGCTAATGCTGGAGTATTAACACAATATTTTCAGCCTATTTACAgtgacattaaatatatacaaacgaaACAAACAATTTGTACACTCTCTACATTAATAACAAtcgaatatttttctctttcactaacAGTACATGTATAAAAATCCataaatactaacaattatacatTGTATTTACACTAAATAGCTACTTTATCTTCAGATGACAAATAACGCCCTCGGAATAAAGCATTCCGAACATCAGTTAACAGCATCCTTTATAGTTCTCTGTTTAGACGCACAACGCTCTCATGCATTCCTCCAGGGCACTCAGGGTGGAGTGACCTTGTGGGGACAGCCGAGGATCAGTGATCTGCCAACATGTACTCAGCGTGAGAGTGCGTGTGGGAGCTGATTCCTCTAATATCACCGAGTCTGCTTAGAGAAATATTGGGTTCTATTTGCTGTTCTGATGCTCGATGTTTCGCAATGATTACGTGAGAATTTACCTTCATGGGAAGGTAGTGGTGGTTATTACTACCAGTCTCGTCTTTTGATGACTGACTGTTGCTATTTTGGTAAATATTTTTCCGTGCGATGGCTGCCTGTCGGAAGCCATTTTGCTTGTGAATCACGTTGTGGCCAGCTGATCCAAGCATTTCCTTTTTAATATTCTTACAGCCATGTTTATTCAAGGCATCCTTATGAACTCCTTCAGTGTTGATCTTGTGCTGTGGCACCGACATATTCAGATACCTCCCATCAGGATCCTGGCTGGTTCCTGGGCCCCTTTGGATTCGAAGCATTTCCAAAGACGGATCTCGCTTAGCGGCGTGCTGACCGGCTAGCAGGATATTCCGCTTGCGACCGGACATCCTCTCTTCGGCCGGAAATGAAGCTCGCAAGCGGCTGTCCTGCCGGTCTGTGTCCTCCCCCCTGAGCAGGTCTACTCCCCGGATAAGCAAGGTGTTTCTTGGCATCGGCAGACCATGTCCTTCACGACTGTTGCGACGCATGTAAAGAGGCACTCTGCTCGGTTTCTCCAACCGAGGGTGACCTGGTccgggagggagaatggagtcACTGGCATACAGGATTTTCTTCGCGCTAAAGACATCTTTCTCGAAGGAATTCGCGGGTATATCATCCTTGAAATACTTGAAGTTGCCTTCCCTCTCACTTGGCGTGCTGGTGGTTGTGAGGTGATACGACATATGGCTACTGCATCCATTTTCACCTGTCGACAAAATTGAAGTAGGTTAAGGCAAAATAACTAATGCCATTAATAAAACCATATCAGGAGGCGATATGTTAGATACTTTGTAAAGCAAATCTGTATGAATAACTGCATGCCTCACAATTTAAAgtgatcattaatagtaatacatAACACAGTTTTACAACGTACTTTGAGAAGACTTCCGGCAAGGGCCCACAGAGGGACAGCACATGCGCTTACACTTGCCCAGGGCAGTCACGTCATTATCTTTGCAAGTGTACATGATTATCATGAGGAAGCTCTGCAACAAGAAAGTGTAATATCAACAAACATGCAATGATTGGTACACTTGAAATGCTACATCTTGTATTAATATTTCTCTGTTTCTACTTTTTTATgaattctctctttatcttagaATAATTTGATGCACTCAGTACCCGAAGTATATAGAGGCTTCATAGCGTGGTTTTAGGTGCACGAACAAGAaccatatgtacataatatggCATCATTATGTTCAAAAAGACAAACAGCCTTAATACCTAACAATTAATAGTTTGACACAGCAATAGTTCTTCACTTACCTGCATAACCGTAGCGAAGCAGAAGAAATATCTTCCAACTGGGTGACTGTACACAGCGCTTGTCACCACCAGCACCCACTCCCCCACCAGAAGCAGCACCTGATGCCATAACCTGTCACGTCTGCCAAATATATAGATCGGTTTAACCTTTCAGTATGACCCAAATTTCCCTTTTAGTAAGAATCTATCTCAAAACTTCTGTTTAATAATTACGATTAACGTGGATAATGAGCATGTggattaaataaataagaaaaaagactgCACAGTCAGTGTCCGTGAAAGAGCAACACACAAGGGAGacaaagcatacatacatgaggACGTAGTGCGAAGCCTCTTCCCTCAGCACCGTGAGCTGGTACACATTATGAACTGCCACGATTGCCCACAGGAACGTGAGTGCCACTAGAATGCCCATGAGCAGTGCCGTGAGGGGCCATGCAGGACCCAAGGTGAGCCAGGGAGTACCAAGCTGGTATCGAGTCACGCTGTGTACCACCCAGATCAGCAGTCCAACCACCATCGTTAAGACTGGCGCATGAGAATTTCAGTTAGGAAATATAGCATTAAATATAACAGAATAAAGGCAATATGATTTGGGAATTTGGGTCTATGAATCATGATATACATTACAAAAAAGGACATCTATAATCATAGTGCCATTCAAATGGAAGTGGCGTCAATAATGAAAATCAGAACTCTTGTGTTAGTGACAAAGCATTgcgcattattttattataaattccCAAAGActttattgatatgcatataaatggttTCAACAATGTTACTTTTCTCAATTTTATAATCCTATTTATCAACGGTTTAGCGAATCTAATTACTGTGCAAATTTACTGAGTAAAGGTTTGGTCAGTGGgacataaaacaatataaatatcatagGTATTACCTAAAAATGATCCCTGATATTCGGGAACCATCTTGTtagcatataaaaaagaaagatcgcGTTACTACATAAACGAGATCCTTAATGTTAAGACACAGtaacggatatttttttttatctaaaatatAGACACCAATTTCGTTGAATCAAACACCAGACACTTAAAAAAAGCACAAGGCGCAACACTTACAGAAGATCATAGTGTTACTGATGCAAGTGTGCGGAAGACCTGGGTCGTGGGGCGTGAGGGAGAGGCGCTGGTGGAGGAGCATCTGCTGGTTCACGCCCGCCGCCAGGCACAGCACGAAGCAGACGGCGCCGGCCACCAGGACCACCAGGTACTCGCTCTGAAGCAAagatctctatttttattttttctcttttgaagAAAAATTTAAATCTCTTCTTTTTGGTAGTTGTTCAGAGAAAGAGTTAATATGATGTACGTTGGACGGTGtgcatttttttattctctcgagACCTCTGACatgctccttttttattttcttccagtcagtcagtgtgtgcatgtgtaaatgcaTGCAAGAGTGCGTGTGcgatggtagtagtggtggtggtggttaaaATAAGCACCCCACCAAAAATATATAGACCCCggctaaatataaacataataataaacataataataaacataataataataatcataataataataatcataataataataatcataatcataatcataatcataataataataataataataataataataataataataataataataataataataataataataataataataataatgataataataacagagaaacaaaaatctaCTCGAGGACCCTCGCGCCCACCCACCTTGTCGACCGGCCAGAGGGCGAGGGCGGCGAACACCCCATTCGCGCCCATCAGCGCCGTGCACTTGACCACCCGCAGCTGCACGGAGGCGTCACACGACTTGGACAGCTGCACGGAGGCGTCACACAACTTATGCAGCTGCAGCAGGAGGCACAGCAGTAGAATCAGAAAAGAGGCGCAGCTCCCGATGCCCGTCACGTAGTTCTTCTGCCACGATGCGTCTGGCGTTTCCTGGTGAGAGGGAAGCAAAGATTCGTTCCGGTTAGCTTTCATCTTTGGTATCCATtaattcatcaatatcatcattaacatcatcgttaccgttatcatcatcatgtttatcatattttgtttcaacaatgctgtcatcattattattaacattatctttataaaaTCACTAAATTTACGATAATTTGTATCATAAAAATCGTGTTTCTATCGCCCTCACTCTCTCGGCCTGcggccctaccccccctcccccctctcgccttgcggccctacccctcctcctcctcctcctcttcctccctctcgccctgtgtccctacctccgtctctctcctgtcCGTTCCGTTGACGAGCACGAGGCCAAACAAGCCCTCGCCTCGACACTTGCAGACACATCCACTTTCCGAGCCGCGGCCTTCGCTTTCGACCGAGCACATCCCGAAGTCCCACTTGATGTTTGTGTCGTTGTGTTGGGGCTGTCCGCACTTCAGCTGCCTGAAGTAAACATGTAAagtactttttatttttcatctaaaataaaatatttgcacTTATATGTAACAGGTTTATGGAAcgaactataaataaataatggagtGATTCCTAACTACCTCCAGGAAGAAAATTCAGTTGTTTGGCAATTCGACTGTCAACATGgcactatatatatttctactatGGAACTTTCTTTGCAGGTGCATTATATATCTACTACCGTTGACATCAAGATCCAAATCATATTAGTACACTTGATGATGTCAGTTCTTATCTGCAAGTAACCGCTGACGACACACGTACCAGTTCTTCACGCGAGGACAGACAGGGTAGTGGAGCCGCAGGACAGAGGAAAATCCATGACCCTTGATCGTGTCGCTGCCGTCGGGAGGAGGTGCTCTACGTGAATGTACTTCAGATGACGATAAGTTCCTGCCGAAGGCCGCACTCAGACCCCACACGATCTCCACGAGGTACCCGGCTTGTTTCACCGGGCCTTCACGTACCTCCCTACGAACACAAGAGGTTGAAGTGAACCATTCATGCAATCTCTTCACACACAGTATAATTACCACAACGCGCAAAACAACACACGGCTAAACTACTAACCAATCATAGTCAAAAACAAGTCCAGGGTTTAGATAAGTGACAACCCCCACTGCCAGACTCACATCTGGCATTCGGACTTGTCTTCTCGACTGCGTCATGGCGTGCCCCTCCAAAGCGTCGGTCTCTTCAAGGCTCACCTGCACAGTCGGGGTGCCCTGAGAGGTGTCGTTCCTGTTGGGTGGAAGAAGAGTACAAGAGTTAAAGGGAGAcattaagagaaaaatataggtatataacgTCTTGATAAATTTCTTGTTATTACCGTCACCATGCCGCATATGGAAGGACTGCAGGTTTCCATTTTGTGGTATTGCTTATTAGTTGGTTTCTAGGTTTGTCAAAATACTACAAATAATGTTACTGACAGACTGTGATGAAAATGTATGGGTATGTTAACTGCGTCCCAGGAGCCAATCGATTTGTTCAGCTTGGTGATGACACCTCATCTgtgcatattataaatatatgatccAGTTAAATGACTCAGCATCAGTGCAGTCAATTATGAAAATGAGTttagtatttgttttttatcttacttATGTGTTTCGAAAATTTGCTGTCGGTTCTGGCGAAGGTCTGTCCTGTCAAAGTGCTTTAGAGTAGCATGAACAAACGGTTTTTCTTTTCCCCAATAAAACTATAATATTAGGAATACTATACCCATAGTGACTACAAcaatacagtgcatatatatttttaatgatttgGCAGACTGTTTGAAAAAAAACTGAtgaaatatcaaaaaaaaaaacggattcccTTTAATATTAATTGCcaataacatttatttttcttcatatcacGATGCTTTTAGTCTCAGCACTGTACAAAAGCAATATAGCAATGGCCTCCGTTACCTTGGCTCTGAACCCTCCATTTCGAACATCAGCCGACCTGTTACGACCTCCCTCTTGGCAAGCAGGCGGGGAAGGCGAGTGACCTGACCTTCCGCTTTGGTGGCGTTGAGACCTGCTTTCAGATACATCCTTATTGGTTCATTCATCCTGACAATATcctgtggggaaaaaaaaataaatgcattgatGAAGGATGGCCTGTAGTATGCCGAAGTTGCTAAAATAGctatatttattccttttaaaAACATGACCTAATTTCCGAGAACCGTAATGCAAGTAACCGACTTCTGAACTCCGCCCTTAAGACTGCATATGAATAATTCAGATTACAAAGGAAGCTCACCATCAACGTAATATTATCATAGTCTTTGATAATTTCATGCACGAT
The Penaeus chinensis breed Huanghai No. 1 chromosome 22, ASM1920278v2, whole genome shotgun sequence DNA segment above includes these coding regions:
- the LOC125036951 gene encoding uncharacterized protein LOC125036951; its protein translation is MLLPIPALNSKDSTVYVRQENRAAAMSPEVGDRKSRHRKGREIAAALFIVTLLVVCNSTYHENRRYLPDLAYWKINCKALQLEQGNARLLLHGHVYLNVTTLREATTEDHRLHHDKYRGRHGFNFTYEIWRRTEQSVVEDLQYGNLHDCNYNGIPILHQMSQKYRFACQCPEGVSGPHCQWGGVCTEEHAERLCGHHGTCRNVAGVSACDCDRDHFGATCQLHFTNIPTQSRTCQRRRNCQQNCHLRVARNQTYTYCSCGVGYTAVNDTHCRATEEWVVSAAMKIGRGRHLSKEKIRNQTLVILNRGDPGGRAEKDIMKITIKGKKVEVEVALTGNNVMDKISKSELWNRTFHARNINVTAIPRLSVGPVSAEFPDRQKLVLRCPVYGGPDLHVTWYKDGILIYAHHVSWCYYEDSTDLLYVKAEPGSVKYKCTLILQISPLEQMDRGMYSCQVVDRHDTLTRMVVVGVNESLQAELTPFVHSVLPGSSTTLNCITKNRDWVDGDHYGAEWTVLPQDGFSSYQQDVVFRSGFRLHIANITKPLSVTCHIREKEGVIYMPGEEALDEALDTAEIHVLEPGRPACQAVTQDRIKWSPIPVGERDVQRCPSGHAGRAVRLCGPFPTPPPLPPAWETPDFSDCFYKPLIKIRTLLTLYKRGYKTLNGSVDEQARDFSRILQERSTPILSGERASLWQILEMLQDAGKRMGSLISQKLFFEIVHEIIKDYDNITLMDIVRMNEPIRMYLKAGLNATKAEGQVTRLPRLLAKREVVTGRLMFEMEGSEPRNDTSQGTPTVQVSLEETDALEGHAMTQSRRQVRMPDVSLAVGVVTYLNPGLVFDYDWEVREGPVKQAGYLVEIVWGLSAAFGRNLSSSEVHSRRAPPPDGSDTIKGHGFSSVLRLHYPVCPRVKNWQLKCGQPQHNDTNIKWDFGMCSVESEGRGSESGCVCKCRGEGLFGLVLVNGTDRRETEETPDASWQKNYVTGIGSCASFLILLLCLLLQLHKLCDASVQLSKSCDASVQLRVVKCTALMGANGVFAALALWPVDKSEYLVVLVAGAVCFVLCLAAGVNQQMLLHQRLSLTPHDPGLPHTCISNTMIFFLTMVVGLLIWVVHSVTRYQLGTPWLTLGPAWPLTALLMGILVALTFLWAIVAVHNVYQLTVLREEASHYVLIRDRLWHQVLLLVGEWVLVVTSAVYSHPVGRYFFCFATVMQSFLMIIMYTCKDNDVTALGKCKRMCCPSVGPCRKSSQSENGCSSHMSYHLTTTSTPSEREGNFKYFKDDIPANSFEKDVFSAKKILYASDSILPPGPGHPRLEKPSRVPLYMRRNSREGHGLPMPRNTLLIRGVDLLRGEDTDRQDSRLRASFPAEERMSGRKRNILLAGQHAAKRDPSLEMLRIQRGPGTSQDPDGRYLNMSVPQHKINTEGVHKDALNKHGCKNIKKEMLGSAGHNVIHKQNGFRQAAIARKNIYQNSNSQSSKDETGSNNHHYLPMKVNSHVIIAKHRASEQQIEPNISLSRLGDIRGISSHTHSHAEYMLADH